DNA from Sphingomonas sp. R1:
GCGCGGTGCCGATACCATCGTGCCGGTCAACGCCGCCTTCATCACCGATGCCGAACTGAGCGTGCAGGTGCTGAAACCGATCAAGCTTTCGATCGGCGCCAACAACCTGTTCAACCATTATCCGACGAAACGGTCTGCGGAAAACATCCGCGATCCGCAGCTTCTCTCCGGATCCCGGGCCTATTCGAGCAATCTCTATCCCACCATTTCGCCCTACGGGATCAACGGCGGCTATTATTACGGCCGGATCAGCCTGAAATTCTGAAGGAACGCCGGTCGGGAGCCCCCGCTCCCGACCGGCGTGTCGCGTTGAAAAACATTGTTCGGGAGTGCTGCACTTGCTTTCATCTTCGATGGACTGGCTGGTCCCGCTGCTGGGTCTGCTGGCCGCCGGGCTCGCTGCCGGTTTCGCCGGCGGCGTGTTCGGCATTGGCGGCGGCTTCGTCGTCGTGCCGGCCCTGCTCGTCATGCTGCCGCTGCTCGGCGGGGAGCATGGCCAATATGCCCATGTCGCGATCGGCACCTCTGCCGCGACAATCATCATCACCTCGATCCGATCGGTCATGAGCCACCACAAGCGGGGGTCGGTGGATTTCGAGATCCTCAAGACCTGGGCGCCCTGGGTGGTGCTGGGCGACGGCATCGGCGTGCTTCTCGCCAGCCATGTCGACGGGCGCGTGCTCACCTTGGTGTTCGCCAGCGGCGTGCTGCTGATGTCGATCAATTTCCTGGTGCCGCGCCTGGGCAACAAGGTGATCAGCGATCAGATGCCGATAGGCGTCACCCGCGTCGCAATCGCCGGGGGGCTCGGCACCTTTTCCTCGCTGCTCGGCATCGGCGGGGGCACGATCGCGATCATGGTGATGACGCTGTGCGGCCGATCGATCCACCGCGCGGTGGGCACCGCCAGCGGCATCGGCACGCTGATCGCCATTCCCAGCGCGATCGGCTTCGCCATCATCGGCCTGCGCGAGCCGGGACTGCCCTGGGGCTCGCTCGGCTTCGTCAACCTGCCCGCCACCATCGCCATCGCCTCGATGTCGATCCTCACTGCGCCGCTCGGCGTCGCGGCGGCGCACTCACTCCAGCCGGCGATGCTGAAGCGGGTGTTCGGCATCTACCTCATCGTCATTTCGCTTCTGATGTTCCACAATGCGCTCAAGTTCTGAGGCGCGTCCGCACTATCTTCAGGGAGAGACCGACATGACCTTGCTCGAAAAACTCAAGACCCCCGAAATCGCCGAGGACCTGCACGATCGCGGCTATTCGCGCCGCGACCTGGGGAGGATCGCCGCACTGCTCGGCGGCACCGTGGCGATCGGCCGTGCCGCCCCGGCCCTCGCCCAGCAATCGGCCAGGGCGGTGGTCGGTGCGGTTCGCATCGGCTCCAACGAATGCTGGACGGGCCCGCTGCCGGCGGGCGCGGCGGCGGCGATGAAGATCGTCACCGAAGGCAATCGCTACGAGCCGAACAACGAGCATGAGAAGCTGTTCGCCGCCGTCTCGGCCGTGGAGGGTCTGCCGGCGACGCACATCCGCGCCTGGCCCGGTTCCAGCGACCCGCTGAACCGGGTTGCCGTTACCTTCGCCTCCCCCAGCCGCGGCATCGTCACTGCCGACCCGACCTACGAACAGATCTGGCGGACCGGCGCCTGGCTGGGGGCGAAGGTGACGAAGGTGCCGTTGGGGCCGAACTACCAGCACGACGTGAAGGCGATGCTGGCGGCCGATCCCAATGCCGGGCTCTATTATGTCTGCTCGCCCAACAACCCGACCGGCACGTTGACGCCGATCGAGGACATCGTCTGGCTGGCCGAGAACAAGCCGAAGGACGCAGTGCTCGTCGTCGACGAGGCCTATATCCACTTCGCCGGCACGGCCAATGCCGCCAAGCTCGTGGCATCGCGGAGCGACGTGCTGGTGATGCGCACCTTCTCCAAGCTGTTCGGCATGGCGGGCATGCGCCTCGGCCTCACCTTCGCGGCGCCGACGCTACACGAGAAGATGATGCGATATGACGGCTTCCAGGTCAGCAACATGCTGCCGATGACCGCCGTCGCCTGCGGCACTGCCTCGCTTCCGCTGGCCGCCGAGATCAAGGCCCGGCGCGACGAGATGGTCGCGGTGCGCGAAAAGACCATCGCCCATATCGAGAGCCGCGGCCTCAAGGTGCTGCCGGGCAGCCACGCCAACATGTTCATGGTCGACTGGAAGGCGAAGACGCCCAAGCAGATGATGGACGCCTTCCTTGCCCAGAACGTCCAGATCGGGCGAGCCTGGTCAGCGTACCCCACCATGTCGCGCGTGACCGTGGGATCGGCCGACGACATGGCCAAGTTCCGGATCGCGCTCGACAAGATCCTGATGGCCTGATCCCGACGCCCGTGCCGCGCCGCCGGCACGGGCGTTCCGCCTTGCCTGGCGGCGCTGGGCTGTGCCTCCTGCCATTGTGAAAATCATGGCTGGCGATAGGATCGATCGCCATGACGGATATCAGAGCGCTGGATCTCAATCTGCTCAAGGCGCTCGATGCGCTGCTCGATACGCGCTCCGTGACGGCAGCGGCCGCCCGGCTGTCGCTCACCCAGCCGACGGTCAGCGGCATGCTAGCACGGCTGCGCGACACCTTCGACGATCCGCTGTTCGTGCGGGCCCAGCGCGGCATAATGCCGACGCCGCGGGCCGAAGCGCTCGCGGTGCCGCTCAAGGCCGCGCTCGCGGAGATCGAAGCGATCCTGCAGCCGATCGCCTTCGATCCTGCGCGGGCCGAACGGGTCGTGAGCATCGCGGCAACCGACTATGCCCAGCGCGTGCTGATCCTCCCGTTCCTCGCACTTCTGCGACGCGAGGCGCCGGGCATTCGCGTTTCTGTCCGACCGGTCGACGCAAGGGCGATGGTCGCGCAGATGGAGCGCGGCACGCTTGATCTGGCGCTGACCACGCCCGATGCGGCGGCGGAGACGCTTCGCGCCCGGCACCTGTTCGACGAACGCTATGTATGCGTGCTGCGCGTGGGCCATCCGGCGGCGGAAACGCTCGACCTCGACCGGTTTTGCGCGCTCGATCACGCGATCATGTCGCATGACGGCACCCGGTTCAGCGGCGCGACGGATCTTGCGCTGCACGGCGTTGCGCGCAGCCGCCGCGTCGTTGCCTCAGTGCCCAACTTCACCATCCTCGTCGATTTCGTCAAAACCACCGACTGCTGCGCGCTGCTGCCCTTCCGCCTGGTTCGCGCGGAGCCGGGCCTGATCCTTGCCGAGCCGCCGCTGGCCATCCCGGGCTTCACCAAGGTGCTCGCATGGCATGAACGAACCCAGGCCGATCCAAGCCTCCGCTGGGTCCGCGAGCGGCTCGCCGCGATCAGGCCGTAACGCCGCAAACCGCATTGCAACTGCCGTTCAACCCTCCGCGCGCGGACGGTTGCATTGATCGCAGGTGAATATTGCGGTATCAGTTCAATAATTGGAACGTCGAATCGATAATTGGCACAAAGTGCCGAGCGAGGTGGAGATGGATGCTGGCGGCAAGGCCGTCGCGCGCACGACCGGTGCAGCGCGGCGCCTGGGGATGTGCGCGGCGCTTGCGCTTGCGATCGGCGGCGCATGGGCGTTGCTTGCACCCGGCGCGCGCGAGGAAAGCCCGCGCGGCATGGTTCGCATCCTGTCCAGGGATGACCGCGATCCAACGGCGATGCCGCCGCCCACAGCCTCTGCCGCGCCGCTTGGCGATTTCGAGCTGCACGGCATCGGCAAGCCTCTCGCTGATACCGCGCTCCTCGCCGCCCATGGCGAAGCGCCTCGCTGGTTCCGACGAGGCGCGCCGATCCGGGGCAACATCGTCTTGGCAGAGATCGCACGCGGTCACGTGATCCTGGCCGATGGCAACGCGCGGCTGCGGATCGATCTGCCCCAGCGGCTGGGCGGCTCCGGCGAGCCCGTGCCCGCCGGCCTTCGCGGTCTCCGTCCCGAGCCGCGCCCGCCTTCGGGCGAGCGCAGCGGCGCGGAACTCACTGCCGGCACCGCGGCATCCCCTGCCGCGCCCCCGCAACCCGCCACGCCGGAGGAACGCGAAGCATCGCGCCTCGGCATGCTGCCCGCAGGGGCATGACGCGCGGCGCCGCGCAATCACACCATCAACAGGGAGAGAATGGATGATACAGGCACTGTCGATCCTCACGGGCGCGGCGATGCTCGTCGCGGCCCCGGCGGCCGCGGCGACACTGACTGCGGGCTATGCGGGGGGCAATGGCAATGACGGGATCCTGTTCGATCTCTCCAGCACGTCGACGTTTCTCCTGCATTCCTTCGATCTGAACGCGGAGTTCGGCACCTATGACTATCGGGTCTATCATCGCGCCGGCGGCGTCGGCGGGGCGCTGGCCGATCCCGGCAGCTGGACGCTGATCGGTACCTTCGATGCACTGACCACGGCCGGCGAAGGCGCGCCCACGCTGCTCGACATTGCCGACCTTACGCTGTCGGCGGGCACGCATGGATTCTACATCACCGATGGCGGTGCCTTCTCGGTACGCTATTCCAACAGCGCGACAGCGTCGGGCGCGGTGCAGGCGGCGAGCGGACCGCTGACGCTCCGGGTCGGCTATGGTGCGGATGCGTTCGGCGGGGTGACTCCCGACCGCGCGTTCAATGGCGCGATCAGCTTTACCGCAGTGCCGGAGCCGGCGGCCTGGACCGTGCTCGCGATTGGCGTCGGCGCATCCGGCGGTGTGCTGCGGCGGCGCCGTGCGCGCCCGGCACGCAGCTTCGCCTGATCGCCCCACCCTCGCCCTTCAAGGCGGACATCGGATCCGCACATCCTAGGAGAAGCATGCCATGAAACGTTCGACACGGACTATCTGCGGCATTTCAGTTGCGGCGCTTGCAGCCGTGCTGGCCGGCGCCGCGCCCGCCACCGCACAGCAGATCGAGCGGCTGGACCGCGGCGTCGTCGCCGTTCCCGCCATCGATGGCGGCGTGCTGGTCAGCTGGCGCCTTCTTGCCACCGACGGCGCCTCCACGGCCTTCAATCTGTACCGCAACGGCCAGCGGCTCAACGCCCAGCCGCTGTCCGGCCCCACCAACTTCGTCGATACCGGCGGCGGGGCAAGCGACACCTATGCGATCAAGGTGATCGCGAACGGCGTCGAGCAGGATCGCGCCTTCTCCGCCTCGGTCTGGGCCAATGGCGCGGGCGTGATCCCGCTCGACAAGCCTGCCGACGGCGTCGTCACGGGGCCGAACGGCACCTCGAGCAGCTACAGCTACGAGGCCAATGACGCGAGCGTCGGCGATCTCGATGGCGATGGGAAGTACGAGATCGTGCTCAAGTGGGAGCCGACCAACGCCAAGGACAACAGCCAGAGCGGCCTGACGGGACCCGTCTTCCTCGACGCCTACACGCTCGCCGGGCGCAAGCTGTGGCGCATCAATCTCGGCCGCAACATTCGCGCCGGCGCACACTACACCCAGTTCCAGGTGTTCGACTATGATGGCGACGGCCGCGCCGAGGTGGTGGCCAAGACCGCCGACGGCACGGTTGACGGCCAGGGTCGCGTGATCGGCGACGCAAATGCCGACTGGCGCAACGCCAATGGCTATGTCCTGGCGGGCCCGGAATTCCTGACCGTCTTCCAGGGCACCACCGGCCGGGCGCTCTCCACCGTCAACTATGTCGTGGGGCGGCATCCGGACACGCAGAACCCCACGCCTGCCCAGATCAACGCGATCTGGGGCGACAATTACGGCAACCGGGTCGACCGGTTCCTCGCCGGCACGGCCTATCTCGATGGTCAGCGCCCCAGCATCATCATGGCACGCGGCTATTATACCCGTACCGCGATCGCCGCCTGGGACTTCCGCAACGGCCAACTGACCCAGCGCTGGCTGTTCGACAGCGGCGTCACCAGCGCGGCCAATCCCACCACCGGCCAGGGCAACCATAATCTGAGCATCGCCGATGTCGACGGCGACGGACGCGACGAGATCCTCTACGGCTCGCTCGCCCTCGATGACAACGGCACCGCGCTGTGGTCCGCGCGCTCCTCGACCGGCCAGAAGCTCGGGCATGGCGATGCGATGCACGTCGGCGATCTGGATCCGGATCGCCCAGGCCTGGAAAAGTTCGGCGTGCATGAATCGCCCGGCTCGAACGGCGGGATCGGCACGGCGATGCTCGATGCCCGAACGGGGGCGGTGCTGTGGTCGGCTACGGCCAGTTCGGACAATGGCCGCGGCCTCGCCGCCGATATCGATCCGCGATACCGTGGTAGCGAGAACTGGTCATCGCGCAGCCAGCTGCGCAGCGCCACCGGGCAGGTCATCGCGAACACCGCCAAGCCGGGATCGACCAATTTCGCGATCTACTGGGACGGCGACACGTTGCGCGAGCTTCTCGACAACGTGACGATCAGCAAGTGGGATTGGACCACCCAGACCACCCGCGTGCTGATGACGGCGGCGGATTCCAAGTCGAACAACTCGACCAAGGCCACGCCCACGCTGCAGGCGGATATTCTTGGCGACTGGCGCGAGGAGGTGATCCTGCCGAGTGCCGACAGCACCAAGCTGCGGATCTTCGCCACGCCCTATCCGACCACCTACAAGCTCACCACATTGATGCACGACCGCGTCTATCGCGAAGGCATCGCCTGGCAAAACACGTCCTACAACCAGCCGCCGCATACCAGCTATTATCTGCCCGACGCGGTGCGCTGAGCAAAGCACGGGGACGGCGGGCGCTGCCCCCGTCCCCTATCCGGGATCGTTTTATCGATCCCTTCCCATGCATTGTCCCGCCGCGCGCCTGCCATGGCAGACCCGGCCGCAGCCGTTCGGGCGCGCCACGCCGTTGGCAGCGATTCTCCCGACGATCGGCCTCGAAGCGCTTGAACTGTCCCGGCAACTTCGATAACCATACTTATCTTATAAATGTGTCGCCATGGTTGGCGCCACGCGTGAGGAGGAGCGTTTCGCCATTCACGGCGACGGCGGCAGCCGCCGATCATTGTCCGCGACAAAGGTCCGGTGCTGCCAGCGCGCTGTCGACATACGGTCTCCGCTGCAGGGCGGACCGTCGGTTGCTACCCCACCACGCGCCATTCGCCCCATGTGGGCCATTCGAAGCGAAGATGCTGCCCGGATCGGGCAGGCATCTCCTCCAACCGGGAGAGTGAACGTGCAGATTTCTCGCCGCGACGCCATCGTTCTGGGCAGCCTTGCCGGGGCCGCGGGCCTGCCGGTCGTCGGCGGCGCCGCGCGTGCCGCCACCACCCTGTCGGCAGGCGACGCGGCGGACTCGCCGCGCCGCGTCGATCGTCTGGCCGACTGGCGCTTCCACCTCGGCCATGCGACCGACATCGAGAAGGATTTCGGCTTCGGACGTCACCAGCGCACCTATGCCAAGGCCGGGGTGACGGCGGAGGCCAGCGCGCCCGCCTTCGACGATCGCGGCTGGGAGGCGGTGATGGTCCCGCATGACTGGGCCGTCGCCCTGCCCTTCGCCAAGCCGGCCAAGCCGGCCAAGAAGGACGAAGAGGACGCTGCCGCCGCACACGGCTTCAAGGCAATCGGCCGAGACTTTCCGGAGAACAGCGTCGGCTGGTATCGCACGCCGATCCAGGTGACCGCCGCCGACCGCGACCGGGTGCTGTGGCTGGAATTCGACGGCGTATTCCGCGACTGCACCGTGTTCGTGAACGGCTATGTCGCCGGCCGCAACGAGAGCGGCTATGCGCCCTTCTCGGTGCCGATCGGCGACTTCCTCGATTATGACGGCGGCGCCAATGTCATCGCGGTGCGCGTCGATGCATCGCTGGGCGAGGGCTGGTTCTACGAAGGCGCCGGCATCTATCGCCATGTCGATCTGGTGCGCGCCGCGCCCGTCCATGTGCCCCGCTGGGGCAGCGTCGTGCGCACGACGCTCGACCCGCAGGGCGCCGCCGCGGAGATCGTGCTGGAACTGCGCAACCGCGGCAAGGTGCCGGCCGAACTGCTCGTCCGCCAGCAGATCCTGGGCCCCGACGGCAAGATCGTCGCCACCCTGGCCGATGCGCCGGTCACCGTGCCCGCGGGCGCCACGATCGACCACCGCGCGCAGGGCCGCGTTTCGGCGCCGCAGCTCTGGTCGGTGGAGACGCCGCGCCTCTACCGCCTGCGATCGGAGCTGGTCGCCGGGGGCCGGGTGATCGATCGCTACGAGACGCCCTTCGGCATCCGGACCGTCCGGTTCGACGCGGCACGCGGCTTCCTGCTCAACGAGCGCCCGGTGAAGCTGCTCGGCACCTGCAACCACCAGGACCATGCCGGCGTCGGTACCGGCATTCCTGACGCGCTGCATGCGTGGCGGATCGATCAGCTGCAGAGCATGGGCTCCAACGCCTGGCGCAGCGCGCACAATCCGCCCGCCGCCGCGCTGCTCGACCTGTGCGATGCCAAGGGCATGCTGATGATCGTCGAGGCGCGCCGCAACAGCAGCGATCCCGCCGCGATGGACGAGCTGGCGCGGATCCTGCGGCGCGACCGCAACCATCCCTGCATCATCGCCTGGTCGCTGGGGAACGAGGAACCGCAACAGGGTACCGCACGCGGTGCCCGCGTCACCCAGGTCATGCAGGATCTGGTGCGCACCCTCGACCCCACCCGCCCGACGACCTTCGCGTTCGACAACAGCTGGGATGCCGGCGCAGCGAAGGTGGTCGACGTGGTCGGCTTCAACTACCGCACGGACAAGATCCCCGGCTTCAAGGCACAGCATCCGAGCGTGCCGGTCTATGGTTCGGAGACCGGCAGCACCGTCTCCACCCGCGGCGCCTATGCCAATGACGCGGCGAAACACGTGGTCCGCGCCTATGATACCGAACATCCCTGGTGGGCTTCCACCGCGGAGGAATGGTGGACGATCGCCGCCACCCGGCCCGACATTGCCGGCGGCTTCATCTGGACCGGCTTCGACTATCGCGGCGAACCCACGCCCTATGCGGAATTCCCGAGCATCTCGAGCTATTTCGGCGTTCTGGACACCTGCGGTTTCCCCAAGGACAACTACTATTATTACCGCGCCTGGTGGCGCCCAGATCAGCCGATGGTGCATCTGCTGCCGCACTGGACGTGGCCGGGCCGCGAAGGCCAGCCGATCGAGGTGTGGGTGCACGGCAACTGTGCCGAGGTGGAGCTGCTGCTCAACGGCCGCTCGCTCGGGCGCAAGCCGATGCCGCGCAATCGCCATCTGGCGTGGAGCGTGCCCTATGCACCGGGCAGGCTGGAGGCCCGCGGCTATGACCGCGGCAAGCGCACCGCGCGCGACGTACGCGAAACCGCAGGCCCGGCCGCCGCGATCGAGCTCAGCTGCGACCGCCGCACGCCGGTGGCCAGCGGACGCGACGTGGTGATGGTGCGCGCCGAAGTGCTGGACGCCAGGGGCCGTGCGGTGCCCGACGCCGCAAACCGGATCCGCTTCCACGTCGAAGGCGACGGCAAGGTCATCGGGGTCGGCAATGGCGATCCGACCAGCCTGGAGGCCGACACGGCGAGCGAGCGCCGTGCCTTTGCCGGACTTGCCCAGGCGATCGTGCGGATCGGCACCAGTGCCGCCCCGCTCCGCATCCGTGCGACCGCGGACGGCCTGACGGGAGGTGTGATCCAGCTGCTGCCCCGGCGCAGCTGAGCGCCGCAAATTTCCGAACCTCTCTGGACATTACATTTTTATCACATTAATAATTTGTATGATTAATCATCGGGCGGCCCGTAATGCCGCCCGGGTGTGACGGGGAGGATAAGCGTGAAATCGAAATTCTTGGCGCTCACTGCGGTGAGCATGGCGGCGATCGCGACCCCTGCCCTCGCGCAGGAACAGGCAGCCGCCGAGAGCGCGACCGCGGCCCCGCAGGATGACACGCAGCCGAACGACATCATCGTCACGGGCTATCGCCAGTCACTGCGCACCTCGCTGGCGGCAAAGCGGAATGCCGACCGCGTGGTGGAAGAACTCGCCGCCGAGGATCTCGGCAAGCTGCCCGAGGCGTCGATTGCCGAATCGCTCGCGCGCCTGCCCGGTCTCGCCACCAATCGCGATCGCGGCAACGGCACGCAGATCTCGATCCGCGGCATGGGGCCGAACCTGGTCAACACGCTGCTCAACGGCCGCGAGATCGCCTCGGCCGAAGGCAGCCGCAACATCCGCTACGAACAGTTCCCCGCCGAACTCCTCACCGGCGCATCGGTATACAAGACGCCGACCGGATCGCAGGTCGAAGGCGGGCTCGCCGGCCAGGTCGACCTGAAGACGGTGCGCCCGCTGGACTATAAGGAAACCAAGATCGCGCTGAACGCGCGCGCGATCTACAGCGATCTCGCCAAGGACGTGACCGACACGTCGCCCTGGGGATATATCGCCAGCGCCTCGGTGGTCACCCAGCTGCTCGACGACACGCTGGGCCTTGCCGTCGGCTATTCGGGCCGGCGCCAGTCGGTGGCGACGGTCCGCACCAACATCTTCCGCTATCAGAACAGCTTTGCCGACCTCGACGGCAACGGCAGCGGTGCGCCCGGCCATGGCGGCGCGGCGCAGGACGACATTCCCTATGGCTATGAAGCGCTCGAGCGCGGCGGCGACGACATCCGCCACGGCGCGGTCGCGGCCGTCCAGTGGCGCCCGAGCGACCGGCTCGAGCTCAACGGCGACTTCCTCTACAGCCATGTCTCGTTCGAGGAGACGCAGCGCGGCTTCCGCGTCGGCAGCCTCGCTTTCGGCAACAACATCACCGGCGTAACCACCCGCAACGGCTATGTCACCGGCGCCACTATCACCGGCGTGCAGGACTATGGCCAGACCATCAACGGCGTGAACGAGAACTTCTTCTTCAAGGACGATCTCTACGCCGGCGGCATGAATGCGGTGTGGCGCCCCGCCGACGGCTGGAAGCTGAGCGGCGACGTCGGCTACTCCACGACGACCCGCAACCAGCAATATCTGACGCTGCAGACCGATCCGTTCAACTTCCGCCCCAGCGCCACCTTCCGCTCGGGCAATGACAGCGTCCCGGTGATGTCGTTCAACACGAGCCTCACCGATCCCTCGCTGTTCCGCGTCGCGCGCTTCCAGATCCCCAATGGCGGTGCCGCGCGGATCAAGGACGATCTGCTGACGCTGACCGGCGACATCCAGCGCGAGATCGGCGCAGGGCCGCTTGCGGCGATCCGCTTCGGCGTGCGCCACACCGAGCGTACCAAGACCTACAAGGCGATGTCGCAGTTCGGCGACATCGCGGCGGCCAACCGCACGGTGCTCGATCCGTCGCTGATCAACGGCACCTATCGCTTCAAGGGCGAGTTTGCCGGGCTGCCGGCGATCCAGTCGATCGACATCTACCGCACCGTCGAGCGCCTGTTCGGCCGGATCAACCCGCAGGAAAGCATCTTCGACAGCACCAGTTCGTGGCGCGTCGAGGAGAAGACTTCGGCACTCTATGGCCAGGTGGATCTGGACGGGGCACTGTTCGGCGTGCCGTTCACCGGCAATGTCGGCCTGCGCGTCGTGCGCACTGAAACGGACTCGCGCAGCACCGCACTGTCGCAGAATGCCAGCGCCACCGTCGTCACGCCGATCCGCGTCCGCAACGACTTCTATGACTGGCTGCCCAGCCTCAACCTCACCTTCAAGCCGACCAGCAAGCTGCAGATCCGCTTCGCGGCGAGCGAGGCGATCGCGCGGCCGCCGCTCGACGATCTCAACGCCGGCTCGGGCCTGTTCGACTTCGGCACGCCGAACGCCAGCGGCGGCAACCCGCTGCTCGAGCCGTTCCGCGCCAAGCAGCTCGATGCCACGGTCGAATGGTATTTCGATCGCGACAGCGCGCTGACCATTTCCGGCTTCTACAAGGACCTGGGCACCTACATCACCCGCCAGGTGACCGAGCGTACCCTGCCCGATGCGAACGGCATTCCGCGCACCGTTGCCTTCACCCAGCCGGTCAACGGCAATGGCGGCACGATCAAGGGGGTCGAGGTCGGGCTGCAGAAGGCGTTCACCTTCCTGCCCGCGCCCTTCGACGGCTTCGGCGTGAACCTCAACTACAGCTATACCGACAGCGACATCACCGTGACGGAGGCGGACAATGCGCTGGGCGCGACGCCGCTGCCGGGCCTGTCGAAGCATGTCGGCAATGCCTCGCTCTACTTCAACAAATGGGGCTTCGAGGCGCGCATCGCGGGCCGCTATCGCTCCGCCTATGTCACCGAGCTGGGCGACACCGACCGCATCCTGTTCAATGCGCCCGAAACGGTGCTGGACTTCTACACCAGCTACGAATTCCCCTGGGATTCGAAGCTGCGCGGCGTGAAGCTGATGTTCCAGGCGAACAACCTGACCGACGAACCGTTCGAGACCTATTATGGCGATCGCGCGCTGCAGGGCCGGTTCGAGAAGTTCGGCCGCCGCTTCCTGATGGGCGTGGGGTACACCTTCTGATGCGCCGCGGCCCCTGGC
Protein-coding regions in this window:
- a CDS encoding TonB-dependent receptor; amino-acid sequence: MKSKFLALTAVSMAAIATPALAQEQAAAESATAAPQDDTQPNDIIVTGYRQSLRTSLAAKRNADRVVEELAAEDLGKLPEASIAESLARLPGLATNRDRGNGTQISIRGMGPNLVNTLLNGREIASAEGSRNIRYEQFPAELLTGASVYKTPTGSQVEGGLAGQVDLKTVRPLDYKETKIALNARAIYSDLAKDVTDTSPWGYIASASVVTQLLDDTLGLAVGYSGRRQSVATVRTNIFRYQNSFADLDGNGSGAPGHGGAAQDDIPYGYEALERGGDDIRHGAVAAVQWRPSDRLELNGDFLYSHVSFEETQRGFRVGSLAFGNNITGVTTRNGYVTGATITGVQDYGQTINGVNENFFFKDDLYAGGMNAVWRPADGWKLSGDVGYSTTTRNQQYLTLQTDPFNFRPSATFRSGNDSVPVMSFNTSLTDPSLFRVARFQIPNGGAARIKDDLLTLTGDIQREIGAGPLAAIRFGVRHTERTKTYKAMSQFGDIAAANRTVLDPSLINGTYRFKGEFAGLPAIQSIDIYRTVERLFGRINPQESIFDSTSSWRVEEKTSALYGQVDLDGALFGVPFTGNVGLRVVRTETDSRSTALSQNASATVVTPIRVRNDFYDWLPSLNLTFKPTSKLQIRFAASEAIARPPLDDLNAGSGLFDFGTPNASGGNPLLEPFRAKQLDATVEWYFDRDSALTISGFYKDLGTYITRQVTERTLPDANGIPRTVAFTQPVNGNGGTIKGVEVGLQKAFTFLPAPFDGFGVNLNYSYTDSDITVTEADNALGATPLPGLSKHVGNASLYFNKWGFEARIAGRYRSAYVTELGDTDRILFNAPETVLDFYTSYEFPWDSKLRGVKLMFQANNLTDEPFETYYGDRALQGRFEKFGRRFLMGVGYTF